One Plasmodium berghei ANKA genome assembly, chromosome: 13 genomic region harbors:
- a CDS encoding DNA topoisomerase 3, putative, which translates to MGRIKVLNVAEKPSVASAIVSILSKGESNKKKSYSKYNPVFTFDYKMENETWSMFVTSVTGHLTDQKFDDKYKNWNNTDPHELFDAKITIYIDKDKKPIENNLKKYSKDCNVLILWLDCDREGEHICFEVINACSVTNKKLKIHRAQFSAVTEKDIKYAINNLKSPNKNLAQSVDVRREIDLRMGSIFTRFMTIRYFKLVQNDTKIISYGPCQFPTLGFVVNRYLQIKNFNNEYYWTIKMGYLYQDKNSNNSNLFLDNIGKNKKEREKKKKKGKKKKNCSDYYSSDDDANNSYGINNRPYSSNTNYVVDFTWSRLKLFDHLGVVLIYEDLLKNPLCRISNIFEKEVKKYRPFPLNTLQMTKLVSKYFHISSKECMNIAEKLYSKGYISYPRTETNYFVDSMNLRKIIHELKKNNIFGNYATKLAEKNSCKPRKGKLNDKAHPPIHPVKNMNKANNVDFKEWKIYEFICRHFLAVCSDDAIGFDTKVVANIGEEQFYCKGLKIKNKNYLEIYIYEKWNDKILPPFQINDEFYPYSLVVEEGITQPPKYLSESDLLSLMDKYGIGTDATMHEHIENIQKRNYVYKNSKNLFIPTKLGIALILSYKKFKDIGVDLTEPSLRAKMERDMFLVASGEKGKNEIIRNYIDIMKYIYQEIYNRIDLLDENINYYINNPKIQS; encoded by the coding sequence ATGGGGCGTATAAAAGTTCTAAATGTGGCTGAAAAGCCATCGGTTGCATCAGCAATTGTTTCGATCCTTAGTAAAGGGgaaagtaataaaaaaaaaagttatagTAAATATAATCCTGTATTCACATTTGATtataaaatggaaaatgaAACATGGTCGATGTTTGTAACATCTGTAACGGGTCATTTAACAGATCAAAAATTTGATGATAAATACAAGAATTGGAATAATACAGATCCGCATGAACTTTTTGACGCTAAaataactatatatatagacaAAGATAAAAAGcctattgaaaataatttaaaaaaatattcaaaagattgcaatgttttaattttatggTTAGATTGTGATCGAGAAGGAGAGCATATTTGTTTTGAAGTAATAAATGCATGTTCTGTTACTAATAAGAAGTTAAAAATTCACAGAGCTCAGTTTTCAGCTGTTACagaaaaagatataaaatatgcaatTAACAATTTGAAGTCCCCAAATAAAAACTTGGCTCAAAGCGTAGATGTTAGAAGAGAAATTGATTTAAGAATGGGTTCCATTTTCACTAGGTTTATGACTATTCGGTATTTTAAATTAGTACAAAACGacacaaaaattattagtTACGGACCATGTCAATTTCCTACATTAGGATTTGTAGTAAATAGATAtctacaaataaaaaattttaacaaCGAATACTATTGGACTATCAAAATGGGATATCTATATCAggataaaaatagtaataattcTAATCTCTTTTTGGACAATATTGGgaagaataaaaaagagcgcgaaaaaaaaaaaaaaaaaggtaaaaaaaaaaaaaattgcagCGATTATTATAGTAGCGATGATGATGCAAATAATAGTTATGGTATAAACAATAGACCATATTCATCAAACACAAATTACGTTGTAGATTTTACCTGGTCTcgattaaaattatttgacCATTTAGGAgttgttttaatttatgaAGACTTGTTAAAAAATCCTTTATGTAGGATATCAAacatttttgaaaaagaagtaaaaaaatatcgaCCATTCCCTCTAAATACATTACAAATGACTAAACTGGTTTCAAagtattttcatatatctTCAAAAGAATGTATGAATATAGCTGAAAAGTTATACAGCAAAGGTTATATTAGTTATCCTAGGACAGAAACTAATTATTTTGTAGATTCTATGAACTTACGAAAAATCATACAcgaattgaaaaaaaataatatttttggtAATTATGCTACGAAATTAgctgaaaaaaatagttgtAAGCCTAGAAAAGGgaaattaaatgataaagcGCACCCCCCTATACACCcagttaaaaatatgaacaagGCAAACAATGTTGATTTTAAAgaatggaaaatatatgaatttatttgtaGACATTTTTTAGCTGTTTGTAGTGATGATGCAATAGGTTTTGATACAAAAGTTGTTGCTAATATAGGAGAGGAACAATTTTATTGCAAAggattaaaaataaaaaataaaaattatctagaaatttacatatatgaGAAATGgaatgataaaattttgCCGCCTTTTCAAATTAATGATGAGTTTTATCCATATAGTTTAGTAGTCGAAGAAGGAATAACACAACCaccaaaatatttatccGAATCTGATTTGTTGTCACTTATGGATAAATATGGTATAGGAACTGATGCAACAATGCATGAgcatatagaaaatattcaaaaacgaaattatgtttataaaaattctaaaaatttatttattccaaCGAAATTGGGAATTGCATTAATATTGtcctataaaaaatttaaagatATAGGTGTAGATTTAACCGAGCCATCTTTAAGAGCTAAGATGGAAAGAGACATGTTTTTAGTAGCTTCAGGTGAAAAgggaaaaaatgaaattataagaaattatattgatataatgaaatatatatatcaggAAATATACAACAGGATAGATTTACTCGATGAAAATatcaattattatataaataatccAAAAATACAGAGTTAG
- a CDS encoding nucleoside transporter 1, translated as MSKIKESSSGILGASNNTNKESSQKSARSIALPMTYALIGVSCLNVWNSALGLNIKITYNIFQMAGLLTSSVLALFVNYPRVLLPTSLGVLTLLCAGFQIAHQTFSDSAFDTYCLAAFITIGLMAGIAQTIAFAIGTTKESNMSGYISAGIGMSGVLIFCINLILDYIVSDEKIYEINKSKLLCLFSISEIFLIITIVCCVLYIDLFPKNDNNKDSTDIEKAEEKEGRLPLIEIIKDGYKAILSIFLVNWLSLQLFPGIGHKKWQEKHGMTDNNVTIIVGMFQVFDFISRYPPNFTHIKIFKYFTFSLNTLLIGNFLRLLFIPWFVLNAVISSSFFTNIVQQCVCIAALAFTNGWFNTVPFIVFVKELKKVKHQKDIETISRIMVVSLFFGLFFGMLTTCLYDYFPIGILNN; from the coding sequence ATGAGTAAAATTAAAGAGTCATCTAGTGGTATATTAGGTGCTTCTAATAATACCAACAAAGAATCATCGCAAAAATCGGCAAGGTCTATAGCTTTGCCAATGACATATGCATTAATTGGTGTCAGTTGCTTAAATGTATGGAATTCAGCATTGGggttaaatattaaaatcacttacaatatatttcaGATGGCAGGTTTGTTAACTTCCTCTGTTTTAGCCCTTTTCGTAAATTACCCAAGAGTGTTGTTACCAACTAGTTTAGGAGTATTGACTTTATTATGTGCTGGTTTTCAGATAGCGCATCAAACATTTTCTGATTCTGCATTTGATACATACTGTTTAGCAGCTTTTATAACAATTGGACTAATGGCTGGAATAGCTCAAACTATTGCTTTTGCTATTGGAACAACTAAAGAAAGTAATATGAGTGGATATATATCTGCAGGTATTGGAATGTCAGGagttttaatattttgcaTTAATTTAATTCTAGATTATATAGTTTCAgacgaaaaaatatatgaaataaataaatccaagctattatgtttatttagTATTTccgaaatatttttaattatcaCAATTGTTTGTTGTGTATTGTATATTGATTTATTCCCCAAAAATgacaataataaagatTCAACAGATATTGAAAAGGCAGAGGAAAAAGAAGGTCGATTACCACTCATTGAGATAATTAAAGATGGTTATAAAGCCattttatctatatttttagttaATTGGTTATCTTTACAATTATTTCCAGGAATTGGTCATAAAAAATGGCAAGAAAAACACGGAATGACTGATAATAATGTTACTATAATAGTAGGAATGTTTCAAgtttttgattttattaGTAGATATCCTCCAAATTTTACCCATATAAagattttcaaatatttcaCATTTTCATTGAATACTCTTTTAATTGGTAATTTCCTACGTTTATTATTCATCCCATGGTTTGTATTAAATGCAGTAATTTCAAgttcattttttacaaatatagtTCAGCAATGCGTTTGTATAGCTGCCCTTGCTTTTACTAATGGTTGGTTTAATACAGTCCCATTTATTGTATTTGTTAAAGAGcttaaaaaagtaaaacaCCAAAAAGATATAGAAACAATTTCAAGAATTATGGTtgtatcattattttttggttTATTCTTTGGTATGCTAACCACATGCTTATACGATTATTTCCCAATTGGAATTttaaacaattaa
- a CDS encoding DNA/RNA-binding protein Alba 4, putative, whose product MENNKKNNQKQNSIDETEFPNSKVLLVSVKRTRRFLERTARELLAGGTRYIILSGLGDALPLCVQLQASLQSKNAATVVKIETSYSYFNTNYSYTPGLKIYMEKHPEFKGSRISPGYVSFCEKPDKFTPIFDETPNEYICSVNAGDNNLHVGGEGINAAFSELLSSHGHEVDKYESLFKELLSKAVKENSEKPDDEVKSILYESVEKKYPDVKLALCRVRNSLKKGSDNTTGSVFIVTFKKKFPHKKEKNMGMVYVVGPKGKNFSSVEDFLDAVHETAENLMTALCDYNGLVKREEIKHVRMNTCRICLFSGHAFKHSNASKLDVAKSILNGLAVGYRHGPSPRLNFAYDENVFKDAWIETTGLQVFNHNEKEQ is encoded by the exons ATGGAGaataataagaaaaataatcaaaaacAAAACAGTATAGATGAAACTGAATTCCCTAATTCAAAAGTATTATTAGTATCAGTAAAAAGGACTAGAAGATTTTTAGAAAGAACTGCAAGGGAATTGCTAGCAGGAGGCACaagatatattatacttAGTGGACTAGGAGATGCTTTACCACTTTGTGTACAATTACAAGCTTCATTACAATCTAAAAATGCTGCTACTGTTGTTAAAATCGAAACATCTTATAGTTATTTTAATACCaattattcatatacacctggattaaaaatatatatggaaaaGCATCCAGAATTTAAAGGATCCCGAATATCACCAGGATATGTCAGTTTTTGTGAAAAACCTGATAAATTTACTCCTATTTTTGACGAAACACccaatgaatatatatgctcAGTCAATGCAGGGgataataatttacatGTAGGAGGAGAAGGTATTAACGCCGCCTTTTCCGAATTATTATCTTCACATGGTCACGAAGTTGATAAATACGAATCACTGTTTAAA GAATTATTAAGCAAGGCTGTTAAGGAAAACAGCGAAAAACCCGATGATGAAGTTAAAtctattttatatgaaagtgttgaaaaaaaatatcccGATGTAAAATTAGCATTATGCAGAGTTAGAAACAGTCTTAAAAAAGGAAGCGATAATACAACAGGATCCGTTTTTATTGTTactttcaaaaaaaaattcccccataaaaaagaaaaaaatatgggtATGGTTTATGTTGTAGGACCCAAAGGAAAAAATTTCAGTAGCGTCGAAGATTTCTTAGATGCTGTGCATGAAACAGCAGAAAACTTAATGACCGCATTATGTGATTATAACGGATTAGTAAAAAGAGAAGAAATTAAACATGTAAGAATGAATACATGCAGAATATGTTTATTCTCAGGGCATGCATTTAAGCATAGCAATGCATCTAAATTAGATGTTGCAAAGTCTATCTTAAATGGTCTTGCTGTTGGATATAGGCATGGCCCATCACCTAGATTAAATTTTGcatatgatgaaaatgtCTTTAAAGATGCATGGATAGAAACAACTGGACTTCAAGTTTTTAAtcataatgaaaaagaacaataa